The following proteins are co-located in the Clavibacter capsici genome:
- a CDS encoding putative quinol monooxygenase, protein MTATVLYAEFTALPGNEEQVARMMAGLAELVRAEPGNVVFEPYRRVEDPARFVVHEVYLDEAAFQAHIGAPYGAEFNAALGPLIVEDGSQLTFLAPV, encoded by the coding sequence ATGACGGCCACGGTGCTGTACGCGGAGTTCACGGCGCTGCCGGGGAACGAGGAGCAGGTCGCACGGATGATGGCGGGCCTCGCGGAGCTCGTGCGCGCGGAGCCCGGCAACGTCGTGTTCGAGCCCTACCGGCGGGTGGAGGATCCGGCGCGGTTCGTCGTGCACGAGGTGTACCTCGACGAGGCCGCGTTCCAGGCGCACATCGGGGCCCCGTACGGAGCCGAGTTCAACGCGGCGCTCGGGCCGCTGATCGTGGAGGACGGGTCGCAGCTCACGTTCCTCGCGCCCGTCTGA
- a CDS encoding ATP-binding cassette domain-containing protein codes for MTLIDPAGSSPAATRTPVLEAKRLVKTFGRVVGLDGVSLELFPGEVLAIIGDNGAGKSTLIKCLTGAETPDEGELFLDGKPVSFKRPQDARAAGIETVYQNLAVSPALDVASNLYLGREKRKKGILGSVFRMLDTAGMRREAKAELTELGISTLQDVTVPVENLSGGQRQAVAVARAAAFGSKVVVLDEPTAALGVRESNQVLELVRNLRDRGIPVILISHNMPQVFEVADRIHIQRLGKKAATITPQSHSMTDAVAIMTGAATA; via the coding sequence GTGACCCTCATCGACCCCGCGGGGAGCAGCCCCGCCGCGACCCGCACCCCCGTCCTCGAGGCGAAGCGGCTCGTGAAGACCTTCGGCCGCGTCGTCGGCCTCGACGGGGTGAGCCTCGAGCTCTTCCCGGGCGAGGTGCTCGCCATCATCGGCGACAACGGCGCCGGCAAGTCGACCCTCATCAAGTGCCTCACGGGGGCGGAGACGCCCGACGAGGGCGAGCTGTTCCTCGACGGGAAGCCGGTGTCGTTCAAGCGGCCGCAGGACGCCCGAGCCGCGGGCATCGAGACGGTGTACCAGAACCTCGCCGTCTCCCCCGCGCTCGACGTGGCCTCGAACCTCTACCTCGGGCGGGAGAAGCGGAAGAAGGGGATCCTCGGATCCGTCTTCCGCATGCTCGACACCGCCGGCATGCGCCGCGAGGCCAAGGCGGAGCTGACCGAGCTCGGCATCTCGACGCTGCAGGACGTGACCGTGCCGGTCGAGAACCTCTCCGGCGGGCAGCGGCAGGCGGTCGCCGTGGCGCGCGCCGCCGCGTTCGGGTCGAAGGTCGTGGTGCTCGACGAGCCCACCGCGGCGCTCGGTGTGCGCGAGTCGAACCAGGTGCTGGAGCTGGTGCGGAACCTGCGCGACCGGGGCATCCCGGTGATCCTCATCAGCCACAACATGCCGCAGGTGTTCGAGGTCGCCGACCGGATCCACATCCAGCGCCTCGGCAAGAAGGCCGCGACCATCACGCCGCAGTCGCACTCCATGACCGACGCGGTCGCGATCATGACGGGCGCGGCCACCGCATGA